ttgatgttagttcataattatagatctcttctattgttaatatcctATCCCATACttgtacttttatatttctagctttataggtaattaagcttacttcgttattaaatcctttgactactattggtatttttGGCTTGtcccatttgtcttctggtaaacaattatatctacataagttggcttctgctcttgtatctatcataggtgtataatatctattataatatccttctactattattttcataagtacatatattttcatgttaaagctctttttattaataatctttccttattgtaggttatggttagttgtgtatgttctatattgtagggttttacttgttctaaccattttattcttaatattatgtctgctttttgcatatttttctttatttcaaatactatttttatttttctaattcctattattatttccttttctgctgaatctttaatagttattaaacttcttagTAGATcggggcatatattactattatattttatttcctcatttttcactaggtattttgctatatggttttcttcttgtcctgtatttaggagtattaaatatttttttcatttattgttcccattatataatattgagttaaattaactgttgaataaaatattaggagtattaaatattctttttcatttattgttcccgtaatataatattgagttaaattagctgttgaagttatttcataatttattcttttcaatgatcttaatgattctggtttttcaaaagctattctttttgttgtgcttattctatcatttattatttctaaatcttcttctatatctatgtctttgtaactataatcattgttatcaattgtttttataaattgttcaaaagaactttctatttgtgttatatttattttattttttcccgttattttatgttttgttgttaatacatatagatttttatatcttgctgcaaatattttacttcctggggttaattctattcctgatatttttcaatataatactaatgatttatctatgtttttatctgttattgctactgactaattcacacttattataaatttaaatttttggtatattaaattttctcttattgcagttattatacttttttctattgattttataattctatcatctgctaaatataattctattggtgtatctattacTTCTCTAAAACATTAATATTTCCGTTCCTTgaaggtgtacgtattttattgggtctttactttatatatcatttatttctttattaattattatttttattactagtggtatactagctctttcttttgcatatctacagtgtAATGttttttttggcttactacgtagtattcttctttttgtctactaaatatgttttttattgttggtgttttaaaaaaattttcacacttaaatctaattcttttgcttttatttcatcaaatatattattatcaaatattattttatgatctgttccttcttcatttaaatattcttcctttgttattatttttatatcttttttagtcatttgattcatctgatttactatctatttattctgtttcattttccaaaattttatatatactatcgtcactttctaattcataatctatataatctatttgcatatattctgcattttctatctttatttctgatatttgtttcttttttgggtctttaggcattttacaatctctagctaaatgtcctagttttccacaattataacaagtacattcttttatagatttatttctcctatatggtcttttatatttataattttttacataatatctttttcttggtttcttatacttatattttgatttttttgtatttcttatatttctagtgtctttttcttttcttataatatttttttcacatccaaattgaggtgctattttatcgttgcaatatgctaaatttcttattaatgtttttttcatttctatttcttctctgtatttttcgcATATAatcctataccattgttgtagaaattttattcttgcttctagggtatctactatttttggttcatcccaactttttattatttttgaactaaatggttcagataatttactaaaatataatcttcttacttctttacttttttctgtattgtatgttcccttatagtagtattctttaaatgcacacgtatattcatctatatagcaaaTATCACATagtgctagttttaacattaaatttctatttgtatctttttctttgttttgttcttcttcttcttctgttgccataatgctaaattcatctcttctagctatttcatattttttcaatatgtttaTAGGTATTAGTTTAATTACTattgttccttctgtttttttatcagcccttaatacctttttactttcttcagttaaattttaaaaccataattttgttgttcctattagtgttctttctatatattctagtgTATCTGTTttatttataccattgtctaataattgttttgatatatatcctatccataattgtatcgttttatctacatctattacctacatattattataaagataggtTTACCCACTGTAATACCCCCTTCACGCCCAGGGGCATCTGACCTACCCTGGTGCGTGGACTTGGAGCCAAACGGGGATGGACCTGACTCTGATACTATATAAAGAATAGatcttgggtctaactcaacctcaaaagatAGCTCAATCCAAATAAGTAAACCAacagtccattccccaaccaatatgggacttttacccactctaacattAAGAACTTGAGAAAAATTGAAAGAGTAATATAGGCATAGGTAAATTAAGTAACAAACAAGAGCAGATGGTCCGATTCACCTAGCTACTGACAAGCTGAAGCCTAATCTTTTTCAGTGTTGAAAAAGCATCTTTCATGCAAATTCTTTCATCAGGTGTCCCTAAAGTGCAGTTCAATGCTAATTTCATAATGGATAACAAACATTGCATCTTTGCGTCAATTTGTTCATCCCCTGGCAGTACCAAATTAGAATCCACCACCTTATGAATCTCACCCGGAAAGGAATCAGTAACCCAACGTAGTATGCTCAAGTCTCCGGTAAATATTTCATCACTTGGTCTTGTTCTCATGAACGTCTCCATCATCAGGATGCCAAAACTATAAACATCACAACTCGTGGATACTATTCCATCTTGTCCATACTCTGCAATCATGGCCGAAAATGATCATAAAAGCTTCCTACTTAAAATGGAATATGCCAAAACAATACAAGACACTTTTAAAAAGTTAAATATACCTGGAGCAATGTATCCTATGGTTGCAATTGTCCCTGTCTGAACAAAAGCCACTCCTGGACCTACCAATTTTGCAATGCCAAAATCACTGACATGACCAACCATGGATTGATCTAGCAAGACATTGCTTGGCTTCAAGTCACAATGCACCACTGGTGTTGAATAGCCATTGTGGAGATAGTCCATTGCAGATGCAACATCTATCATTATATCTAATCTCTGCAATAAACTCAAGAACAAGTTGTGAGAATATAACCATTTATCAAGTGTCCCATTGGGCATGTACTCCAACACTAAGGCCTTGAAATCAAGGTTGGAGCAGCTGGTGATAACTTTGGTCAGATTTCTGTGGCGAAGGTTGCGGAGTATCTTACATTCTGTGTCAAAACTTTTGAATGCACCCTCCAATTGCATGTTGAATACCTTTACTGCCAAAAGAGTACCATCCTTAAGTATTCCTTTGTAGACCATGCTAATGCTCCCATTACCAATCAAGTTGCTTTCATTGAATCCTCCTGTTGCCTGTTCAAGTTCATAATAAGAAATTCTTTTATGCCCTTTCCCTAGAGAGACATTTGCTTGACCTGtattcttctttatcttttgtaatcTTACAAATACATATGCGAGGGTTAATACAAGAAATAACACTCCTCCTCCCAAAATGACGTACAAAATCAAGATTGTCTTTTTCCTCTTGATAGATTGGATGGCACACAGTGACACATTATACTTAGAATCCCCACAGAGTGCATCATTGGACAAAAAAGATTTACCAGTCGCATTTGCAAAAGGACCACCAGTGGGAATCTCACCACTAAGTTTATTGAATGAGAAGTTCAGGTATTTCAGATACACAAGAGCTTCTAATGACTTTGGAATTTCACCACTAAGATTGTTATAGCTCAAATCCAAGAATTCCAATGCCAACATTTTGCCAAATGAATCTGGTATAGGCCCATCTAATCTATTATGTGCCAGTGAAAGATTAACCAATCTATCTAGACCCCCTAGAGTACTAGGAATCTTaccagaaaaataattttttgacagATCAATGAGTGTTGCAGCCTTGAACTTTCCACTCTCAAGTGGAATTTGTCCACTcaataaattggatgaaacattGAATTCAATGAGGTCTTGAAGGCTCCCCAAGCTTGCAGGTAATGTTGAATTAAGCCTGTTGTAAGCTAGATAAAGTTTCCTCAAACTAGTGACATTCCCTAAGCATGGTAGCACTGAACCAGAAAACTGATTTCTTGACAAGTCTAATGCACCAAGATTCTTTAAACTGCACATAATATCTGGTATTGTTCCTCCTATCTTGTTGCTTTGTAGGTAAAGTTCTTGAAGGTTCAACATGCCTTGGAGAGTACTTGGAATATGTCCAGTCAACTCATTGTTATACAGACTTATACGCATGACTCCACTAAGATTACCAATCTCTTGACGAATGACACCCTTCAGTTTACAACCTTCTGCTTCAAAACTTTGCAAGGAAGAGGATAAATTACCAACGGATGCAGGAAAAACACCATCCAATGGATTATTGCCAAACCAGAGTACTCGTAAATTCCTACAGTTTGTTAATGATGAAAGGAAGCTGAATGTTGAATCGCTGAAAAAATTATTCAGTTGCAAGTTCAGAAACTGAAGGTATTCTAAGTTGCCAACTGATTCAGGAATATGACCTGTGAAACTGTTGTATGAGAGATCAAGTATTTTGAGTCTTGAAGAATTTGATATTGAAGCAGAGATAGAACCACTCAAATTATTTAATGCGCAGTAAAATACTTCTAGGTTTGGCATTCCACGACCTAAATCTAAGGGTAGAATACCTGATAGCTTGTTTTCTACAAGATCTATGAGCTGCAGTGCTGACATGTTGAAAATGCTTGCAGGGACAGAACCAATAAATTTATTCTGGGATAATGTAAGCCGCTGTAGTTTCTTAAGATTACCTAGCTCCAAAGGTATCTCTCCTGTCAAATTTCGGGAAATATATGAGTGACAGTTTGGGGGAAGAGAGAAAAGGAATTATAATACTACCTTCCAAATGTAGAGCTGCAAGAGATAACCTTGTAAGAGCTGTTAAGTTGGCTAGCTCTCTTGGTACAGTTCCAAAAAACTTATTTTTCCCTAATGACAGTGTTTGAAGCTTTCTGCATTTCTCCAGGTTTGGTGGAATAACTCCATCTATGGAGTTAAATGAGAGGTAAAGCCCTTCCAAGTTTGGAAGATTGTCACATATAGTTGTTGGAAGCTTTCCACTAAGATTGTTGGCGGTAAGACCAATATTTTGCATCGCTGTAATGTTAAAGATTGACGTAGGTACAGAGCCAGTAAGCTGGTTTAGTTGCAGGTTTAGGAATGTCAGGCGACGAAGATCACCGAGTTCCCGAGGGATCTCTCCTTCGAGAAAATTGCTCTCTATACTCAACACTTCCAGCTTTGTTAGATTGGAAAGGGAAGAAGGAATTTTCCCCGAAAATTGGTTGCTTGAGAGGTACACAGAGCGCAGGTTTGGTAACAAACTTAAAAATGACggaatggatccattgaagttATTCCTTGCGACACTAATCAATTTCAACCTATGCAAAGAAGCCAACTCTCCAGGCAAATCTCCATAGAATGTGTTGTTTCTGATATTGAGGGAAATAAGAAATGAGAGGTTTCCAAGGTGTGGAGGAATGGTACCATGAAGTTGCATGCTAGAAATGTCTAGAGCAGTGACTCGATCATTGCGGGAGCTGCATGTGATTCCAATCCAGCTGCAAATTGTGCTGGAAGAAGACCAGTTTCTTGCCAAAATGTTGTTAGGGTGAGAATAAACGTGAGATTTCAATGCAAGAAGAGCAGCTTTGTCTGTGCTAATATTAGGAACTGTAGCAAGTGATGAATGGTCATGGAGCAGAATGAAAACTgcaagaacaaagagaagacTGCAATCTCTGTTCATAACTATGACAAGCAGGTTTCTCTTTATTGTCTAAACAAAGAATTGATAATGAAGATCTGTTTAATGATATCAAAGTCATTGTATACAAATATACTGTTAAATGTCGGTCAATTCCGAGTAGTAGAAGTTTTATTAGTGAAAGACAGTCTACTTTTGGAGGTCTAGTCTCAGGAATGTATTTTAGCTACAAGTTGGATTACCAATAACCTATACACAAGGGAAGTTGTAATATGTATGACAAGCGTGTCAATTTTTCAGTACCACAAACTATATTGTAACCACAGATCTCTGACTATTTTTCTTACGTGGGGCATAGGGGATGGAGAGTGAACTGAAATAGACACCATTGTCTCTGAGGAGGATAAGATTTGATTGCTGCTAAAACAACAAAAGCTGttagaataataatgataattgtacaagaaattcaaaatgaaactTGTTTGGCTTAGCAACATGATAATACACGCTTCTTGAAAAAAGTTGGAGACTCTTCCACAAGCAAACGGAAGAATTAATAACTATTTTATCTTTGagattcaactaagccacaagACAAGTAGTTTTCAAGaatattgctcttttattcttgCATTGGAGATCTTACCGTTTGATCAATGTCTGTCAAATATTTTTCAAgggaaaagtatt
The Capsicum annuum cultivar UCD-10X-F1 chromosome 6, UCD10Xv1.1, whole genome shotgun sequence DNA segment above includes these coding regions:
- the LOC107873474 gene encoding probable LRR receptor-like serine/threonine-protein kinase At3g47570 isoform X2, with the translated sequence MNRDCSLLFVLAVFILLHDHSSLATVPNISTDKAALLALKSHVYSHPNNILARNWSSSSTICSWIGITCSSRNDRVTALDISSMQLHGTIPPHLGNLSFLISLNIRNNTFYGDLPGELASLHRLKLISVARNNFNGSIPSFLSLLPNLRSVYLSSNQFSGKIPSSLSNLTKLEVLSIESNFLEGEIPRELGDLRRLTFLNLQLNQLTGSVPTSIFNITAMQNIGLTANNLSGKLPTTICDNLPNLEGLYLSFNSIDGVIPPNLEKCRKLQTLSLGKNKFFGTVPRELANLTALTRLSLAALHLEGEIPLELGNLKKLQRLTLSQNKFIGSVPASIFNMSALQLIDLVENKLSGHIPESVGNLEYLQFLNLQLNNFFSDSTFSFLSSLTNCRNLRVLWFGNNPLDGVFPASVGNLSSSLQSFEAEGCKLKGVIRQEIGNLSGVMRISLYNNELTGHIPSTLQGMLNLQELYLQSNKIGGTIPDIMCSLKNLGALDLSRNQFSGSVLPCLGNVTSLRKLYLAYNRLNSTLPASLGSLQDLIEFNVSSNLLSGQIPLESGKFKAATLIDLSKNYFSGKIPSTLGGLDRLVNLSLAHNRLDGPIPDSFGKMLALEFLDLSYNNLSGEIPKSLEALVYLKYLNFSFNKLSGEIPTGGPFANATGKSFLSNDALCGDSKYNVSLCAIQSIKRKKTILILYVILGGGVLFLVLTLAYVFVRLQKIKKNTGQANVSLGKGHKRISYYELEQATGGFNESNLIGNGSISMVYKGILKDGTLLAVKVFNMQLEGAFKSFDTECKILRNLRHRNLTKVITSCSNLDFKALVLEYMPNGTLDKWLYSHNLFLSLLQRLDIMIDVASAMDYLHNGYSTPVVHCDLKPSNVLLDQSMVGHVSDFGIAKLVGPGVAFVQTGTIATIGYIAPEYGQDGIVSTSCDVYSFGILMMETFMRTRPSDEIFTGDLSILRWVTDSFPGEIHKVVDSNLVLPGDEQIDAKMQCLLSIMKLALNCTLGTPDERICMKDAFSTLKKIRLQLVSS
- the LOC107873474 gene encoding probable LRR receptor-like serine/threonine-protein kinase At3g47570 isoform X1, which produces MNRDCSLLFVLAVFILLHDHSSLATVPNISTDKAALLALKSHVYSHPNNILARNWSSSSTICSWIGITCSSRNDRVTALDISSMQLHGTIPPHLGNLSFLISLNIRNNTFYGDLPGELASLHRLKLISVARNNFNGSIPSFLSLLPNLRSVYLSSNQFSGKIPSSLSNLTKLEVLSIESNFLEGEIPRELGDLRRLTFLNLQLNQLTGSVPTSIFNITAMQNIGLTANNLSGKLPTTICDNLPNLEGLYLSFNSIDGVIPPNLEKCRKLQTLSLGKNKFFGTVPRELANLTALTRLSLAALHLEGEIPLELGNLKKLQRLTLSQNKFIGSVPASIFNMSALQLIDLVENKLSGILPLDLGRGMPNLEVFYCALNNLSGSISASISNSSRLKILDLSYNSFTGHIPESVGNLEYLQFLNLQLNNFFSDSTFSFLSSLTNCRNLRVLWFGNNPLDGVFPASVGNLSSSLQSFEAEGCKLKGVIRQEIGNLSGVMRISLYNNELTGHIPSTLQGMLNLQELYLQSNKIGGTIPDIMCSLKNLGALDLSRNQFSGSVLPCLGNVTSLRKLYLAYNRLNSTLPASLGSLQDLIEFNVSSNLLSGQIPLESGKFKAATLIDLSKNYFSGKIPSTLGGLDRLVNLSLAHNRLDGPIPDSFGKMLALEFLDLSYNNLSGEIPKSLEALVYLKYLNFSFNKLSGEIPTGGPFANATGKSFLSNDALCGDSKYNVSLCAIQSIKRKKTILILYVILGGGVLFLVLTLAYVFVRLQKIKKNTGQANVSLGKGHKRISYYELEQATGGFNESNLIGNGSISMVYKGILKDGTLLAVKVFNMQLEGAFKSFDTECKILRNLRHRNLTKVITSCSNLDFKALVLEYMPNGTLDKWLYSHNLFLSLLQRLDIMIDVASAMDYLHNGYSTPVVHCDLKPSNVLLDQSMVGHVSDFGIAKLVGPGVAFVQTGTIATIGYIAPEYGQDGIVSTSCDVYSFGILMMETFMRTRPSDEIFTGDLSILRWVTDSFPGEIHKVVDSNLVLPGDEQIDAKMQCLLSIMKLALNCTLGTPDERICMKDAFSTLKKIRLQLVSS